A genomic region of Acidobacteriota bacterium contains the following coding sequences:
- a CDS encoding protein kinase: MLSPNTLLQDRYLILRLLGQGGMGAVYQATDRKFGSAVAVKETFYSNEQFQQAFSQEARLLNHLRHPALPVVMDYFANGDKQFLVMQYIPGNDLEQLLEERKTIGQGAFMASQVLQWADQLLDALEYLHSQQPPVIHRDIKPQNLKLTPRGEVILLDFGLAKGVVTGKPKSGRSIQGYTPHYASLEQIRGLGTEARSDLYSLAATLYHLLTGVMPPDALTRMAAEMMGEQELLRPITELNPSVPAPIAKLIESAMSLSQNNRPESASKMRQALRNASLNRPPAEFHRAATLTDNWPAANMPVNPQVALPRTEELSSVIIPLDEPREQSAWQPPDNPVNSKPVRATKSVAKTRKPRRSSRVAWYAVAALLLMTTTTTIMFYREVKSRPGLIAGAAELTAFTKSNGEPNLPTPMRREVLSYYLEVVSAENITSRATGMLPLALGTRFKFHFKPNQSGYLYLIALGKNGRLQTFLTEQPMPGSGVTANWSAGGNDFQFPDSGQWFMLPREAESAPFTVVFSSEPLKSPEFFALQSGHELNELELQQLTDLRKRSSSKSPTLVAFAEENQPAVAVQVLADRYKEEPLVFDVAIRKQQK, encoded by the coding sequence ATGCTTTCGCCGAACACGTTGTTACAGGACCGTTATCTGATTTTGCGTCTGCTCGGGCAGGGCGGGATGGGAGCGGTATATCAGGCGACAGATAGAAAATTTGGTAGCGCTGTAGCAGTGAAAGAAACTTTTTACAGTAATGAACAATTTCAACAGGCGTTTTCACAGGAAGCGCGACTGCTCAATCATTTACGTCATCCGGCTTTACCGGTGGTGATGGATTATTTTGCCAACGGAGATAAACAGTTTTTGGTGATGCAATACATTCCGGGCAATGACCTGGAACAATTGCTGGAAGAGCGAAAAACCATTGGTCAGGGCGCATTTATGGCGTCACAGGTTTTGCAGTGGGCGGATCAGTTGCTGGACGCGCTGGAGTATTTGCATTCACAGCAACCGCCTGTGATTCACCGCGACATCAAACCGCAGAATTTGAAGCTGACCCCGCGCGGAGAAGTGATCTTGCTCGATTTTGGTCTGGCCAAGGGAGTTGTTACCGGAAAGCCAAAATCCGGTCGCAGTATTCAGGGGTATACGCCGCACTATGCTTCATTGGAACAGATTCGTGGTCTTGGGACTGAAGCTCGTAGCGATCTTTATAGCCTGGCCGCAACTCTCTATCACCTGTTGACCGGGGTAATGCCGCCGGATGCGCTGACACGAATGGCTGCCGAAATGATGGGGGAGCAGGAATTGTTGCGCCCTATAACCGAGTTGAATCCGTCTGTGCCCGCGCCGATTGCCAAGTTGATCGAATCGGCGATGTCCCTGTCCCAAAATAATCGCCCGGAATCCGCATCTAAAATGCGACAGGCGTTGCGCAATGCTTCGCTGAATCGTCCACCAGCGGAATTCCATCGGGCCGCCACGCTCACAGATAATTGGCCCGCTGCCAATATGCCTGTAAATCCGCAAGTTGCTTTGCCGCGAACCGAGGAATTAAGCAGCGTCATCATCCCGCTGGATGAACCCAGAGAGCAGTCCGCGTGGCAACCACCGGACAATCCGGTCAATAGCAAACCGGTGCGTGCAACGAAATCGGTAGCAAAAACGAGAAAGCCGCGACGCTCGTCTCGCGTCGCCTGGTATGCGGTGGCGGCTTTGTTATTGATGACAACCACGACCACCATCATGTTTTACCGGGAAGTGAAGTCGAGACCGGGATTGATCGCCGGCGCCGCGGAACTCACGGCGTTTACAAAAAGCAACGGCGAGCCGAATTTGCCGACCCCCATGCGCAGAGAGGTTTTGAGTTATTACCTGGAAGTGGTTTCGGCGGAAAACATCACTTCCCGCGCGACCGGAATGTTGCCGCTGGCATTGGGCACCCGCTTCAAATTTCACTTTAAACCGAACCAGAGCGGTTATCTTTACCTGATCGCATTGGGGAAAAATGGCCGATTGCAGACATTTCTGACGGAACAACCGATGCCCGGTTCGGGCGTTACCGCGAATTGGAGCGCGGGCGGAAATGATTTCCAGTTCCCCGATAGTGGACAATGGTTCATGTTGCCGCGCGAAGCCGAATCGGCTCCATTCACGGTCGTCTTTTCCTCCGAACCGCTGAAGTCGCCGGAGTTTTTCGCTTTGCAATCCGGCCACGAACTGAACGAACTCGAATTACAACAATTGACAGACCTGCGGAAACGAAGTTCATCCAAATCTCCCACCCTGGTTGCCTTCGCTGAAGAAAACCAACCTGCCGTCGCAGTGCAGGTGCTTGCTGATCGTTATAAGGAAGAACCCCTCGTATTTGATGTTGCAATCAGAAAACAGCAAAAGTAA